The sequence below is a genomic window from Rhodococcus sp. 4CII.
AGAGCGTGTCTCATGTGGATGAAGTGATGTGTGGGACATAATGTGACGCGTGGTAGATGAGTTGTCACTGAGGCTGGTTCCGGATGCGTTGTGGGAGATGGTCGAACCGTTGATTCCGCGTTTTGTCGCCCGGCCGCAGGGAGGCGGCAGTGCGCCGGCCGATGACCGGGCGGTGTTCACCGCGATCGTGTACGTGCTCACCAGCGGATGTCCGTGGCGGCATCTGCCGCCCTCCTTCGGGGTGACGGTGCCGACCGCGCATCGACGATTCAGCGCCTGGGTACGGGATGGGGTGTTCGAGAAACTCCATCGCGAGGTGCTCGACCGGCTCGGGAGCGCGGGCGAACTCGACTGGACGGCAGCGATCCTGGATGCGGCAAGCGTCCGGGCAAAAAGGGGGGATCGCTGACCGGCCCCAGCCCGGTCGACCACGGCAAGAAGGGATCGAAGATCCACGTCCTGTCCGAAACGAATGGAATCCCACTGGTCGTGGGTGTGACCGGGGCGAACACCCACGACAGCACGATGCTGCAACCATTGGTGGCACGGATTCCGGCAACGAAGTCCAGGCGCGGACCACGCCGGCGCAAACCGGGAAAGCTTCGCGGCGACAAGGGCTACGACTACGACATTCACCGACGGTGGCTGCGCGAACGAGGCATCGTCCCGAGGATCGCCCGCCGCGGCATCGAGCGAAACGATCGCCTCGGCCGGTACCGGTGGAAGATCGAACGCACCATCGCCTGGCTCACCGGCTACCGGCGCACGACCATCCGCTACGAACGCTACGGCGAACACTTCGCCGGCTTCCTCCACCTCGCCGCCGCACTCACCTGCTTCAAGAAACTCCCCACATGAGACACACTCTTAAGGCAACGAGGCGGCGGAAGTTGCGGTCCGACCCGTCATATCCCGCGGCCGGCGATCGGCAGCAACGGTTTGGTCGTGATACACCCACGGGATCGTTCGACACGTTCGACGCGTTCGACGAGAACACGCCCTGCGCAAACCCACCCTATCGAGTACTAGATGATCATGACTCCAGCGAACATGCTGGCGGCCCAAACCAACGAGCCAATGAAACCTACAGCAGCCCGTCATAGCTTCTTCTTCTGCTGCAGGGGTTGGTTTTAAGTAGTCCTGAAAGGTTTACGCATTGTCGTGAACGAGCCCCCGGGAATAGGAAGGGTCTGTCTTGTCACGTGTCCCTCTGTGGAACCCAGGGCCGAGGATTGCGTGCTCACCGCCTACCGGGTCGGTTCGTTCGGTATCACATGTCGCCACGCGCTCAACGATGCGCCAATGACCGTCTCTGCGTTCGAGTCGATCGATATAGCGCAAGTTGAGGACCCAGTCCGTTGCAGGCAGCGCGCCGGCAGGTGCCTTTCGGTGGTAAGCCCGGGAGTAGGACTCCATCCAAGCTGAGTCGCCGTTGACTTCGACGAGTTGGTTACCGATGAAGTGTGTTGTCGAGACGAAAGTAGGCAGTAATTTGGCGGCCCAAGCGATGAACTCGTCGATGGTCCCCCGAAAGGGCCCGTGGTCGTCGACGGCACCCGGGTGGTAGCAAGACCGCACAAGTTCCCAGTCCATGCGATCGATTCCGCGGCAATACCGGAGGTGGACCTCGCGGATTGCGGCCTCGTCGATGATCCGCTGCAGCTGTGATTCCATATCGTTAATCCTCTCGCTGTTAGTCTTCTGCCCTGTCTCCCAGGGAAGGTATGCCGCCGCAGCAGGTATCGGGACTCTAGGAAACCGAGCTGTCCAACCTCACCCCGCCGTGGGCCACGGTGGCGGTGATCATTGCGTTCTGTAGGGGTCGCCACAATCGGATGGTTTACCTTTCGTCTTACTCGAGGCGTCAGACACCCACACGACAGGGGGCCTCACCGCAGCGCGATGGCATTGGCAGGTGTGCCTACGCCACCGGGCAGGTTCAGTGGCACCGAGGCCAGGAAGCACGTGTAGCGCCCATCGCGTGCCGACGCCTCGGCGAGCGCGTCAAGTGCCCAGAACTCACCGATGAGGAAGCCGAGCATCGGGATGAGCCGACTGTGGAGGTCGGGTACCTCGAGATTGCGCGGCAATGCTTCGAGGCCGGGGTTATCTCCGGCCGCAGCTGTGATCCTGTTGTCCCAGAGGAACTCGGCCATCTCCTCGGCGGCGGCTAGGCCGGCACTGGTGACTTTGTCCCGAAGTGCGCCCCGGTCTGTCACAGGTGCGGCTAGGTACGCCCCCATGTATCCCGTGCGCACCAGAAGGATGTCGCCGTCGGACAGGACAACTCGCTCGGCGTCCAGGACTTTCTTGATCATCTTGACATCGATACGGTGCGGTACAAAAGGATCGTAGTCTTCGATGCCGCCAAATCGTGGGATATCGAGGAGAACTCCGCGTCCGACGATCCCCTGTTGGGCCCACGCTTCCACGCCCAACCGGGAGCCGCCGGCACCGGCCTCCTCCTCGGAGACACCGTTGTAGAAGCCGACATCGGGGTCCTTTCGGTGCCGCAAGCCATCCCATTGGCTCGAGGCCTGTGGGAAAAAATTGTCCATGACATCGTCGAGCACCAGCTCGCTATGACGAAAGATTCGGTGCTGCATCGGGTTCCGTCCGAAGTACGGCGGGGTTGGAAGGTCGAGGGGCAGTGACAAGTTGACCCGTTCGCCGGTCTGAATCTCGCGGGTCGCGGCCCTGACCGCGACAGGAGAGAGGAAGTTGGCGGTGCCGAGGTCGTCCTCGGAGCCGAATACCCCCCACGCCGAACGTCGACCGTTCTCGATCCTTTCGAGCTCCCTATACTTCGGGTACATCGTCATTTTCTGACTCCTTCCTCGTTACTCACAATGCGGGACCGCCACGGTAGCTGTGCCCCGTCGCGGATCCGACGCCGAACCGCGTGGTCGGATGGCCCGAAAGCATCCTCGAACAGGTCGGTTCGCTTGCCACGGGTGCGTGCTATCGGTTCACAACCCAGTGATTCACCCCGCGTCATTGGATTTGGCGTGCGATGCCAGCCCATGCCTTCTCGCGAAGTAGGTGTTTCTGGATCTTACCGGTGGAGGTTTTGGGAAGCTCGCCGAAACTCACCATCTTGGGTGCCTTGAACCGGGCGAGTCGACTTCGCACGTGCTCGACGATCTCTTCCGCGGTCGTCGAGGCGCCCTCTTGTAGCGTGATGTACGCGGCCGGGACCTCGCCCCATCGCTCGTCCGGCATTGCGATCACCGCAGCCTCCAGCACCGCCGGGTGGTCTAGAATTGCCTGCTCGACCTCGACTGACGCGATGTTCTCTCCGCCTGAGATGATCACGTCCTTGGCCCGGTCTCGTAGCTCGATGTACCCATCGCGATGCACGACGCCGAGGTCACCGGTCCGAAACCACCCATCCGGCACCGCGTTCAGCGTGGCCTCCGGATCGTGCAAGTAGCCCAGCATGAGGTTGTTGCCGCGCAGGGCGATTTGCCCCGTCGTGGTGCCGTCGGCTGGTACGTCGGAGCCGTCCTCGGCGATTACCCGCACGGTACAGGAGATCATGTTCCCGACGCCCTGGCGGGCCTTGAGCCGGGATTGGGCGTCCAGGTCGAGATCGTCCCACTCTGGGCGCCAGTCGCACAACATGGCCGGTCCATAGGTCTCGGTGAGCCCGTACAGATGGGTCACCTCGAATCCGAGTTTCGCCATTCGCCGCAAGATGGCCGGTGACGGCGGCGCTCCTCCTGTCGTGATCCGTACAGGGCGTCCCTTCGGTAGTGGCGTTGCGTCCTTCGCGTGCGCGATCATCGCCAGGACCGTCGGTGCTCCGCTCAGGTGTGTCACGCCCTCCTCGCGGACTAGACGCCATATTTCGGTCGGGTCAACCTTGGGCAGGCAGATATGCGTTGCGGCCGCCGCGGTCACCGCCCATGGGAAGCACCAGCCGTTGCAGTGGAACATCGGCAGCGTCCACAGGTACATCGAGGAGGGTGACAACCCGGTATGGCCCACCATTGCCAACGACTGCAGCGATGCGCCCCTGTGGTGGTACATCACGCCCTTGGGCCGTCCTGTGGTGCCGGACGTGTAGTTGATCGACAGCAGTGAGCGTTCATCCGACGGGGTACGGTGCTCTGATTGTGCCCCGGCGAGCAGGTCTTCATACTCCTGCCCGGCTCGGATCCGCACGGGCGGTTCCGACAGCTCGGCAAACACGGCGCCGACGAGGTCGTCGAACATCGGGTCGTGCACGAGCACTCCAGCGTTCGAGTGCTGCAGAATGTAAGCGACCTCTCCCGCGGAGAGCCGAGTGTTGATCGAGACGAGCGGTACTCCTGCCCATGGCACTCCGAAATTCGCCTCCAGAAGTACATGTGTGTTCGGAGCGAGCACCGCGACCGGCCTGCGGTGCGCCAACGGGGCCAATGCCCCGGCCAGCCGCATGCATCGTTCCCTCAGCTCCGTGTAGGTCCATCGGGAGTGACCGTCCACCACACCGACCCGGTCGCCATGTGCGGCGGCCGCCCGGTCCAGATACGCCGTCGGGGTCAACGGCTCGAATGAAACCGAGCCGTTGGCGCTCTGTCCGTTCGGCATGTGCTTCTCCTTTTCGTCCATACGGAATGAACCCGCGCGCAGTGACAGCTGGGCACACCTCGAACACTCGACTTCCGTGGCCGCAACGTAATTGGCGATCATGAACGGCTGCTCGGGGGAATAACCAGGACCTCCTCGACGACGACGTCGTCGACTCCGAGCAGTCCGATGAAGTGGTCACATCGCTGCCTCCGTGCAACCTCCCCGGCGGGCACCGCAGGCCACGTAACCGCAAAGGGCGTCGCCGGCGACGACCAGGGCGCCCCGGCGACCACCCACTCGGCCGTGCCACTCGATGGCCATCCCACGGTAGTCGTCCCATCCGAGGTGACGAAGCAGATGTATCGGCCGTCGTCGAGCAGTAATGGGTTCGCGATGTGCGGGAAGATTGTGTGACGGCCAGGCTGAACCGGGGAAACGGCAGTGCCGATATCGAGAGGGCAGGGCGAAATTGCTCGCTCACCAGTCCGGATCTCGCGGACTGCGGAGGTGACGGCATCGGGCGACAAAAGTGGTCCCGAGATCGTCGTCGGCGCCGCCCCTCCCGCCGAACGACTGCCGTTGTCGATCGTCTCGAGCTCGCTGTGTTGCGGTCAGCCGGACATGGTGTGTCGGTTCCTCTCTGGCCATTCAGCAGCGCAGCGCTGCCACGACCCAGTTACCGCCCGCGGGCAACCCGCACCCGGGAAGAAGGGAACAGGCTCCGCGTCGTCACTCGAACGGCACGTCCAGACCGACGAATCGTTCCTTCCGCCACTGGATCGCGGCGGTGACACCCTGCTCGTGTCGGATGTTGGATTCGACTTCGTCACCTGCGACGAGATGGGCGAGGATATCCGCCTCCTTGCCGTAGAACCAAGCCTCGCGCAAACCGGCGAGATCGTAGGCGTGCCTGGTCGCGATTTTGCCGAGCTTCAGCGACTCCATCGGCATCCGCGATATGATCGTACCCAGCCGCTCTGCCTCGTTGAGCAGGTTCTCCTGTGAGACGATACGGTTGATCATTCGCAGCCGGAGCGCTTCGGCGGCGTGGACTGTCCCGCCTGTCAGGTAGATCTCGTGGGCGGCCTTCCAGCCGGCCGTATACACCAGCATCTGCGACATGAATACGCCGGTTGCGCGCAGCACGCTGTAGTCGAAAACTGCATCCGGCGTGGCCAGCGTGATGTCGCACAGCAGGGCGAGCTCGGCACCACCGGCCGCTGCTGTGCCGTGTACCGCCGCGATCAGCGGCTTGGGGTAGTCCTTGAGCGGCCAATACCAGTGATCGAAGATGAAGTCCAGGTAGGCGCGCGACTGGTCCTCACTCCAGGGCCGGGGTCCGCTGCCGAGTTCCTTGTGCGCCAATAGATCGTGTCCGGAGCAGAAGTGTGGGCCTGCGCCGCTGATCACGACCGCGTGGACATCGGCGTCGTACTTGGTCTCCTCCAGGAAGTGCCGCATCTCGCGCATCATCTGCGCGGAAATCGCGTTTCGTTTTTCGGGGCGATTCATGGTCACCCAGGCGATTCCTTCACGGACCTCGACGGCCAGTGCTGTGTACTCCATGTGTTGTTGCCTTTCGTCGCGCGTTCAATTGCGCTATTCGGATTCGCCTTGGATTTTCAGTGCATGTTGGAACAGTTCGTCCCCGATCCGGCCGTAGGTGACCATGCCGTTGCACAGCAGGATCATCACCATGGCTTCGCGGATCTGTTGGAGCGTTACGCCCGCACGCAGCGCGGCCTCGATGTGGTTCTTGCCGCCGCTGGGGTTCTCCCGCCAGATGTCGATGATGACGAAGATCAGTTCTTTCATGGCGAGGCTGAGGCCGTCGGGATTGTCCTGCAGCACATCGTCGCGTGCCTGCGTGTAGTGCTGGAAGTAGCTTGGGCTGAGCTGCTTCACGGAGTCGATGATCGGCGGTACCTTGCCCAGAAATGTGTTCCAGTGCTTATCCAGCTGCTTTTCTGTTACGGCGTCCACGTCAGTCCTTCCAGATGAAATAATTGATGTTGCTGCTCACCGCGTCCTACTCATCCGATCAGGACATCCACGGCACAGGCCCGAGCGCCGTCGATCATGAGAGGGTTCACCTCGATCTCGGTGATCCCCGGCTCGGCGTCGTATGCAGCGACCAGTGCGTCGACGGCCGACAGCAGCGCGCGGAGGTTCAACGGCGGCAGGTTGCGGTATCCGGTGAAAAGTGGATACCGCCGCAATGTGCGGACCGCTGCCTCGATCTCCCCCGGCGCGCACGGAAGGGGGAGGAAAACCATGTCCTTGTCCAGCTCCGCCGTGACCCCACCCGACCCGATCGTCAGCACCGGCCCGAACTCCGGATCGGTGACGATACCGATGAGGAACTCCTCGCCCACGTTCTGTTGCTGGACGAGTACGTACCCGGTACCGCCCCGGATGTGCTCGGAAAACCTTGTGTCGAGGGTGGCGTAAGCGGCCTGCAGTTCGACGGCGTTGCGGATTCCGACGATCACGCCGCCGAGCTGGGTACGGTGCGCAACCGCGTCGGACTCAATTTTCGCGACGACCGGGTATCCGATCCGGTCACCGATCGCGACTGCCGCCTCCGCCGAGTGCGCAGCGGCCTGTTGTGGGAGGACCATGCCGTGCAGAGCGAGCAAATCGAACGCATCTTCAGGGAGCTTCTGCTCCGGCTGGCGTGCTGCGATCGGCTTGCCGGTGCTCAGCGTCGACGACGCACGCCGTGCGGCGAGGGCTGCCAGTGCAGCGACGGCTCGTGGTGGCTGCGCGATGACTGCCGCGCCCGCCCGGCGAAGGCGGGTCTCGAGCTCGTCGGGCAGACGGATTTCCGACGCCATGTAGGCGATGACGACGGTGACGCCCTGCGCGGTCCACGTCGGTAGCACACGCAGAATCTCTTCGCCGATGTCCGGGAAATCGTTGGCCAGTGGGGTCAGTATCAGCAGCAACACGTCTGGCCGTGCCGCCGATTCAACGACCGACGTCAGGTAGGCCAACTTGGTCGTGTCGGGCTGCTGGGCGATGGGTCCGATATCGACAGGATTGCCCGAGAGCTCCGGAAGCCCCGACAATTTCACGGTGACCGGCACGAGTTCCAGGGATGTGCCGGCCGCCATGTCGGCGACCAGTGCACCCATCCCGCCGCTGGCGGTCATGACCACAGTTCTCATCGTCCGTCCCTCCCGGCGACGGCGGCAAGTTCGGCGAGCCGAACCTCCGCGATGTCAACAAGCTCGTCGAGCGATGCTGCTGGTAGCAAACCAAATTCATTCGCCACCGCCTCCCACATCTGGCCGTCGCCGGCGATCTTCCCCGTGTGGGAACGGGAGGCTGCTGCCCCGGCAGCCGATCGTCCAGACTTCGTGACGATCACGGTTTTGTCGAGTTCACGTGCACGGCGCCCGACTTCGCGTGCGGTCTCGGGGTTCTTGAAGGCCTCGACGTAGCCGAGTAGCACCCGGGTCTCTGATTGCTCGAGCACAGCGAGTGCGAGTTCGCCCCACTCCAGGTCGAGTTCGTTACCTGAGGTGACCGCGTAGCCGATGCCGAGCCCGCGGCACGCGCAGGTCTGCAGCACGACGTTGGTCAGGGCCCCGCTCTGCGCCACCACCGCCAACGGCCCCGGCGACAGCGGCATCTGTCCGATCACCGTCGAAAAGGTCAGCGGAACATTGTCGATATTGTTCAGCGCACCGATGCAGTTCGGCCCCAGCAGTCGTAGCCCCGACCCCGTGCAGATCCTGCGGACCTCGTCGTCGAGCACCGAATTGCCAGCCTCTCCGAACCCGCTCGCGACGCTGATCGCAAACGGCACCCCGGCCTTGGCGCACTCCAATAAAGTGGCCGGCACCAGGGCCGCATTGACAAGGATTAGCGCCACGTCCGGCACGAACGGAATGTCGGTGATCGTCGGGTAAGTCGGCACTCCCATCGTCTCGGTCCTGCGTGGGTTGACCGCCGCGAGCCGACCCGTGAACCCGGCGTCGAGCAGATATCGGAGGGGCCGCGACGCATAGCTTGCGGGATCGGAGGAAGCACCTACGACGGCGACCGCGGACGGCCGCAGCAATGCGGTAAGTGGATCGGCAGCCATCAACGTTCCGCCCTCCGGGGCTCGAGTGACAGACCCGCGAACCTGCCCTCGGCCCGCCAGTTCTCCAACATGTCGTAGAACTCGAGCGCCGATCCGCCGAAGTTCGCGTCGGTCTCCGGCAGGTCCTCCGGTCGACCCTCGTTGTTGAAGAAGCCCGGAATACATGCCTGTAGGAGCTCGAGGCGTTGCCGGGAGTACGGGTCGTTACGTGCCGAGCGCGTCTTTATCGTCTGCACCCAGCCTGCCTCCGCGTCGGACTCGACGTCGAATACCTCTACTTCGTTGTCGATGCAGTGCGCAATGACAAAGGCGACATGCCGGGCGAATTCGCCCAGTGCGGTGGGGAAGTTGATCGTCAACGGGGCGAACTGGGAATTGACCCCGGGACTGAACGCCAGGTTCGGGAAACCACTGGTCATCATGCCGTGCAGCGACGACATGCCGTCCGCCCACTTCACGGTCAAACTGACCCCATCTCGGCCGACGACGTCGAATCCAGCACGGCGAGTGCGGGCCGAGTTGATATCGAAGCCGGTGGCGAAGATCAGGCAGTCAAGCGGGTATTCGGCGCCATTGACGACAAGTCCGTCCGGCGTGATTCGCTCGATTTCAGCGCCTTTCGTATCCACCAGCGAGACGTTCGGGCGTTCAAACGTCTGGAGGTACTCGTCATGAAAGCCGGGCCGCTTGCAAAAGTAGTAGTAATAGCCCTTCAGGCTTTCGGCCGTGGCCGGATCACTCACGATCGAGTCGATCCGGGCGCGAACTTCCTCGCCCAGTTCCAGGTCCGCGACCTCGGTGCGCGCCGCCCGCTCCGCGGGAGAAAGGCCGACAAAGTCCGGATTGCACATCAGCTTTTTGAAGGCGTACGTCCAACCGTCGTCGACGAGATCTTCCAGCCCTGCAACACCCGAGATGAGCGCGGTGAAGTTGTGGATACGACGCTGCTGCCAGCCGGGTTCCAACGACGCCACCCACGACGGGTCCGTTGGCCGGTTGTTGCGAGGGGCCACGGTGGACGGTGTCCGCTGGAACACGTACACCTGCTTCGCCGACCGACCGAGATGAGGCACGATCTGCACCGCAGTAGCGCCTGTGCCGATGATTCCGACCGACTTGTCCGCCAACCCGCTCAAGTCACCCTCGGCGCTACCCTTCGTGTACTCGTAGTCCCACCGGCTACTGTGAAAGGCATGGCCACGAAAGGTCTCGATCCCAGGGATCGCCGGCGGCCGCGGCTTGTCCATCGGACCGTTCGCCATCAGCACGAATCGCGCGCGCATCGCGTCACCACGATCGGTGTGTACCGTCCAGCGTCGCCTCCTTTCATCCCACTCCAACCCCGTCACCTGTGTCTGGAAGCACGTGTCGCGGTATAGGTCGAAGTGGCGTGCGGCCTTCCGGCAGTAGTCCAGAATTTCCGGTTGACGGGTGTACTTTTCGGTCGGGATGTAGCCCGTTTCCTCCAGTAGCGGCAGGTAAATGTATGACTCGACATCGCACTGGGCGCCGGGATAGCGGTTCCAGTACCAGACACCGCCGAAGTCGCCAGCCTTGTCGAGAACTCGGATCGACTGCACGCCGCGCATACGGAGGTGCGCGCCGCTCAGGATTCCGGAAAGCCCACCGCCGATCACGAGCACGTCCACCTCGTCGGTCAGCGGTTCACGGTGGATCGGAGGCATGTGTGGATCAGCCTCGCTGAGGCCGACATCGGCCAACGTTGCCGTACTTTTGCGTGCCTTCGCCCGCCGTTTCGTCATGCGGACGTCGCGCTCGTGACGGTAGCGGGCCCGAAGTTCGTCCAATTCTGCTTCGGATATGCTGAAAGGGGTTGACATTCTCTTTTACCTTTGGTTTCGAAATCAGTGATGAGCCAGGGCCGTCGCGACGCCAGTGGCAAAGTTGTGCGATCTCCGTCGATCGACGGGGCCTGACACCAGGATGTTTCGCTCTTTCTGAGTCCCTGTTCTGGCGATGTGTCGAGCAGCTGCTCGATAGGGGCCAGGAAACATCCCTCCGAGACCCGAGACGTCGACCGCGTTCCTTCCAGCTAGGGTGAACAGCCACAAGGCGGTGGCCGCGTGGATCGCATCGGATATCGCGATCATGACTGGAGTTGCCGATCGACCGAGGGTGGCTCAATACTCTGCCCTGTGATACGCATGTTCCTGCGACGCACGGCGAGTAAGACGATGCCGACAGCAGCGAGGATTGTCGGAATGATCGTCAGGCTGAAGATCGTGGTGGAGGCCAAACCGGCGGCGATGAGGAACCCGCCAACGAGCGGGCCGATGATCGATCCGACTCGGCCGACGCCGTAGGCCCAGCCGAGGCCGGTGGAACGGGCAACCGTCGGGTAGACGTCGGCGCCGACCGCGCTGATCCCGGTCTGTCCACCGGATATGCCGAAGCCGACAACGAACAGCGCAATCAGCATGAGGGCGGTGTTGCCGATCGCCGTCGCGGTGGCGGCGATGGACACCGCAGCGATGAGGTAGCTGGCGGCAAGGATGCCGGTGGCAGATCGTCGGTAGTCCGCAATCAGACCTATAGTAACGCCACCCACAACCCCACCAAAGTTGTACAGCGATGTCGCCACTAGGGCAAGGGACGCGCTGAGGCCGGCCGCGGTGAAGAGCGACGGCATCCAGTTCAGCAGGAAGTATGCGACGAACAGGTTCATGCCGAAGACAATCCAGAGCAGAATCGTCACCACCGACCGATGTTCGGTGAACAACGTCCGCACCGGGGAGCGACGAATAGCCTTTTCCGGCAGGACGAACGCGCTCTTCGTCGCGTCTGCCTGAACCGCCGGGGCAAGCCTCCCGAGAATCTTGGCTGCTCGCTCATTCTGTCCGGTCACCGCGAGGAAGCGGATCGACTCCGGAAGCGCTCGCCAGGCAATTAACAAGATGATCAAGGTCAGGACTCCACCGGCGGCAAATACAGTGCGCCAACCGTAATGGGGTATCAGGTAGGCCGCCAGAAAGCCGCCCACCATGCCACCGAGGGACATCGACGACACCACAACGGTGACGACGGTGGAGCGACGACGAGCTGGGGCGTACTCGGACGCCAGTGCGATCAGGTTCGGTGTGAGTCCGCCGAGGCCGATGCCACACACAAAGCGGAGCGCTAGGAGGGTCTCGACATTGGGGGCGATGGTCTGAAGTAAGGTGAAGACCGCGACCCCCACAGTACACAGCAGAATGACCTTGCGACGCCCGATCCGATCGGCGATCGGACCGAAAGCCATTCCTCCCAACATCATGCCGACGAGTCCCGCGGAGAAAACCAGGCCGAACGCCGAGACCGGGAGCCCCCAATCCTTGGCGATGGCCGGTGCGGCGAAGCCGATCGACTGAACGTCGAAGCCGTCCAGGATTGCGATCGCGATGCAGATTGCGAGCGTACGTTTCTGCAAGCGAGAGAACGGTGCACCATCGACTACGGCCTCGACGTCGACGCGTAGGGGAGGTTTCATGAAATCCTCTTTCTCATAAGCGTTTTGGATCCGGGCTGACGACCATCCCGTTCCGCGGATGGGCGGCGATCCGGGCAGGTCCGGACCGGGAGAAGGTGCCGTCGTTGTGACATGCGTTCGCCGCACGGCACCCCGAG
It includes:
- a CDS encoding IS5 family transposase (programmed frameshift); translated protein: MVEPLIPRFVARPQGGGSAPADDRAVFTAIVYVLTSGCPWRHLPPSFGVTVPTAHRRFSAWVRDGVFEKLHREVLDRLGSAGELDWTAAILDAASVRAKRGSLTGPSPVDHGKKGSKIHVLSETNGIPLVVGVTGANTHDSTMLQPLVARIPATKSRRGPRRRKPGKLRGDKGYDYDIHRRWLRERGIVPRIARRGIERNDRLGRYRWKIERTIAWLTGYRRTTIRYERYGEHFAGFLHLAAALTCFKKLPT
- a CDS encoding carboxymuconolactone decarboxylase family protein, whose protein sequence is MDAVTEKQLDKHWNTFLGKVPPIIDSVKQLSPSYFQHYTQARDDVLQDNPDGLSLAMKELIFVIIDIWRENPSGGKNHIEAALRAGVTLQQIREAMVMILLCNGMVTYGRIGDELFQHALKIQGESE
- a CDS encoding cyclase family protein — its product is MTMYPKYRELERIENGRRSAWGVFGSEDDLGTANFLSPVAVRAATREIQTGERVNLSLPLDLPTPPYFGRNPMQHRIFRHSELVLDDVMDNFFPQASSQWDGLRHRKDPDVGFYNGVSEEEAGAGGSRLGVEAWAQQGIVGRGVLLDIPRFGGIEDYDPFVPHRIDVKMIKKVLDAERVVLSDGDILLVRTGYMGAYLAAPVTDRGALRDKVTSAGLAAAEEMAEFLWDNRITAAAGDNPGLEALPRNLEVPDLHSRLIPMLGFLIGEFWALDALAEASARDGRYTCFLASVPLNLPGGVGTPANAIALR
- a CDS encoding CoA-binding protein; translated protein: MAADPLTALLRPSAVAVVGASSDPASYASRPLRYLLDAGFTGRLAAVNPRRTETMGVPTYPTITDIPFVPDVALILVNAALVPATLLECAKAGVPFAISVASGFGEAGNSVLDDEVRRICTGSGLRLLGPNCIGALNNIDNVPLTFSTVIGQMPLSPGPLAVVAQSGALTNVVLQTCACRGLGIGYAVTSGNELDLEWGELALAVLEQSETRVLLGYVEAFKNPETAREVGRRARELDKTVIVTKSGRSAAGAAASRSHTGKIAGDGQMWEAVANEFGLLPAASLDELVDIAEVRLAELAAVAGRDGR
- a CDS encoding NAD(P)/FAD-dependent oxidoreductase, producing MSTPFSISEAELDELRARYRHERDVRMTKRRAKARKSTATLADVGLSEADPHMPPIHREPLTDEVDVLVIGGGLSGILSGAHLRMRGVQSIRVLDKAGDFGGVWYWNRYPGAQCDVESYIYLPLLEETGYIPTEKYTRQPEILDYCRKAARHFDLYRDTCFQTQVTGLEWDERRRRWTVHTDRGDAMRARFVLMANGPMDKPRPPAIPGIETFRGHAFHSSRWDYEYTKGSAEGDLSGLADKSVGIIGTGATAVQIVPHLGRSAKQVYVFQRTPSTVAPRNNRPTDPSWVASLEPGWQQRRIHNFTALISGVAGLEDLVDDGWTYAFKKLMCNPDFVGLSPAERAARTEVADLELGEEVRARIDSIVSDPATAESLKGYYYYFCKRPGFHDEYLQTFERPNVSLVDTKGAEIERITPDGLVVNGAEYPLDCLIFATGFDINSARTRRAGFDVVGRDGVSLTVKWADGMSSLHGMMTSGFPNLAFSPGVNSQFAPLTINFPTALGEFARHVAFVIAHCIDNEVEVFDVESDAEAGWVQTIKTRSARNDPYSRQRLELLQACIPGFFNNEGRPEDLPETDANFGGSALEFYDMLENWRAEGRFAGLSLEPRRAER
- a CDS encoding enoyl-CoA hydratase/isomerase family protein, with translation MEYTALAVEVREGIAWVTMNRPEKRNAISAQMMREMRHFLEETKYDADVHAVVISGAGPHFCSGHDLLAHKELGSGPRPWSEDQSRAYLDFIFDHWYWPLKDYPKPLIAAVHGTAAAGGAELALLCDITLATPDAVFDYSVLRATGVFMSQMLVYTAGWKAAHEIYLTGGTVHAAEALRLRMINRIVSQENLLNEAERLGTIISRMPMESLKLGKIATRHAYDLAGLREAWFYGKEADILAHLVAGDEVESNIRHEQGVTAAIQWRKERFVGLDVPFE
- a CDS encoding acyl--CoA ligase family protein, with protein sequence MPNGQSANGSVSFEPLTPTAYLDRAAAAHGDRVGVVDGHSRWTYTELRERCMRLAGALAPLAHRRPVAVLAPNTHVLLEANFGVPWAGVPLVSINTRLSAGEVAYILQHSNAGVLVHDPMFDDLVGAVFAELSEPPVRIRAGQEYEDLLAGAQSEHRTPSDERSLLSINYTSGTTGRPKGVMYHHRGASLQSLAMVGHTGLSPSSMYLWTLPMFHCNGWCFPWAVTAAAATHICLPKVDPTEIWRLVREEGVTHLSGAPTVLAMIAHAKDATPLPKGRPVRITTGGAPPSPAILRRMAKLGFEVTHLYGLTETYGPAMLCDWRPEWDDLDLDAQSRLKARQGVGNMISCTVRVIAEDGSDVPADGTTTGQIALRGNNLMLGYLHDPEATLNAVPDGWFRTGDLGVVHRDGYIELRDRAKDVIISGGENIASVEVEQAILDHPAVLEAAVIAMPDERWGEVPAAYITLQEGASTTAEEIVEHVRSRLARFKAPKMVSFGELPKTSTGKIQKHLLREKAWAGIARQIQ
- a CDS encoding acetate--CoA ligase family protein — translated: MRTVVMTASGGMGALVADMAAGTSLELVPVTVKLSGLPELSGNPVDIGPIAQQPDTTKLAYLTSVVESAARPDVLLLILTPLANDFPDIGEEILRVLPTWTAQGVTVVIAYMASEIRLPDELETRLRRAGAAVIAQPPRAVAALAALAARRASSTLSTGKPIAARQPEQKLPEDAFDLLALHGMVLPQQAAAHSAEAAVAIGDRIGYPVVAKIESDAVAHRTQLGGVIVGIRNAVELQAAYATLDTRFSEHIRGGTGYVLVQQQNVGEEFLIGIVTDPEFGPVLTIGSGGVTAELDKDMVFLPLPCAPGEIEAAVRTLRRYPLFTGYRNLPPLNLRALLSAVDALVAAYDAEPGITEIEVNPLMIDGARACAVDVLIG
- a CDS encoding nuclear transport factor 2 family protein gives rise to the protein MESQLQRIIDEAAIREVHLRYCRGIDRMDWELVRSCYHPGAVDDHGPFRGTIDEFIAWAAKLLPTFVSTTHFIGNQLVEVNGDSAWMESYSRAYHRKAPAGALPATDWVLNLRYIDRLERRDGHWRIVERVATCDTERTDPVGGEHAILGPGFHRGTRDKTDPSYSRGLVHDNA